In one window of Thermodesulfobacteriota bacterium DNA:
- a CDS encoding nitroreductase family protein, translated as MELDKTIKERRAIRKYKVKGIPDSVVIELLDLARYAPSSLNGQPWHFIVVKKDETKKRMSELKNKYCPPEKRAYKADFLQNAPVLIVVCVDRQRSYGREVENGVLAAANILMAAGSRGLGSVYMTAYNTEEPRMSEEIKRILAIPQHVDPIAIIPLGYPDETPETKELRPLEEIIHYETF; from the coding sequence ATGGAACTAGACAAAACCATCAAAGAAAGGCGAGCAATCAGGAAATACAAGGTAAAGGGAATCCCCGATTCGGTTGTGATAGAGTTGCTGGACTTGGCTAGGTATGCGCCCTCTTCTCTTAACGGCCAGCCGTGGCACTTTATCGTCGTTAAAAAAGATGAGACCAAAAAACGAATGTCAGAGTTAAAGAACAAATACTGCCCGCCGGAAAAAAGGGCTTACAAAGCAGATTTCCTACAGAATGCACCCGTACTCATAGTAGTCTGTGTTGATAGGCAAAGATCGTATGGCCGGGAAGTAGAAAATGGCGTTCTAGCCGCAGCTAATATACTCATGGCAGCAGGCAGCAGAGGCTTAGGGTCTGTATATATGACCGCATATAACACTGAAGAGCCAAGGATGTCCGAAGAAATTAAGCGGATTCTGGCTATACCTCAACACGTTGACCCCATTGCCATCATTCCGTTAGGCTATCCGGATGAAACACCGGAGACCAAAGAACTCCGACCGCTTGAGGAAATAATCCACTATGAAACATTCTAA